From the Argentina anserina chromosome 3, drPotAnse1.1, whole genome shotgun sequence genome, the window ATGGTTTTGGAGAATGACACGGGTGTAAATATCTATAAaattatttaagagttttaagAACccgatttttttacaatttttaaaACTTCTATGactattttcttatttcatgtattaaaatatattttttataaaaagCCTAATAAATTTATCTGAAGTTTATCTTCACCAAATTATTTGGATAAACATCAGAAAAATCGAAGAGAACAAATATCCTACATAGGGCATCCTTGTCCTTATCTAAACAAGCCAAAAGTCACCCTCTCATTCATCTGGACCCGCGGGTGCCCCCAGATTTATTGCAAACTCCGCTATAATCAAGCCAATCCATCTCCATCACAACTTCACGAGCCCTTTGTTCTCCCACAGATTCTCTACAAACCCGGGGATCCAACTTCAACATATATAGAATCTTCAACCCAAAAACCAACATTTCTTCCATCCTTCAAATTAAGGTTGAGTTCAGTGTTTTGATCACTGTGAAACAATTTCTGGCATGAGTTTGAGGTACGCGATCAGAGTGTTGTATCAGGCAGGAATGAGGGTGATGAAAGACCAGGGCCCCAAGCTAAGTGGCGAGTCGTCGGCCATCAACTCTCTCAGGAATTCAgcttgttcttcatcttcGTCGGCTTCCTCTAAGAAGTTACAGACGAGGCGGTTCTCTGCTATTGAATCAAAGGGTGGTGCTTACAAGGCTGAGAAGATCGAGAAGGTGAAGAAAGCAGAGGAGTCTCTGAGGACTGTTATGTACTTGAGCTGTTGGGGTCCGAACTGAGATCGATTATCTATACACTCATTTTGGTGCAACTGTACgttgtatatatagtatattgCTTTTGTATATAGTATGTTTGTTGTGTTCGTGAACCTTGTAATTGAATCCAGAGGTTGCGTTTTCGAATTCATACATTATTGTTCATCGATCTGAGCTTTGCAGGTGCCGTGGATATAGCTATTCAAGAAATGAAACATCGATCAcagttttcacataataactAACATAACTaacatgaaaaaatgaaagttcATAATCAGGTGGTTTGCCATAAACGAATATATCTACCAATAATGGAATATATACAACCAAATATTTGCTTGTCGAACAAAAAATTTAGAGCAGTGGAGTTGGATCGTTGAATTGAAGTTCTGTTTGAtgataaaaaaagaaggataaaaaaaatgtcagAAGTGGGATTTGAACCCACGCCCTCGTTAGAGGACCAGAACTTGAGTCTGGCGCGTTAGACCACTCCGCCATCCTGACTTGTTGTTAAGTTTACACGCATGCTATTATCTGACCATAAAAATATTGTGCAGCCTATTGAGCAGCCTGATCCAATCTAATATCCAGAACCTCAAGCCTCGACCACAAACAAGAACTTGGAAACAAAAACGATAAGCTTCattgctcttcttcttcttcttgctccTGCCATTACGAACAATTTTAGCTCAAAAACACAAAGCATGTTCTTACTGAAACCCTGTAGAACACATTATCAAACACCGATTCTCTCAAACCATCCTCATGAGCTTCAGAAGCTAACAAAAACACAGACTTCCCATTTTGTGCCATCGAAAACTTTGTACCCCCACAGAAGAAAGCTTAGTTTCAGTCGATGTAGTAGTAATGGACAACAAGGAGAAGGCGGCAGCAGCGAGAGGAAGCCATTCTTGACTTTAGAGGAAGCTGGTCTAGTAGAAATCTCAGGCCTCAGCACCCACGAGAGGTTTCTATGTCGCCTAACGGTACTATAGAACAACTAGTTTAACCATTATTCTTAATGATCTTTACTCTAATGTAATATGTATACAAATTATGTGTCTATCAAACCATTCCTAGCTCCCTGTGTACAACAATCGGTACACTAGTCATGATAGTGATCGACTAGCTTCCATGAGTGATAGATAATTTAATTTGGTCGATGAAGATTTAATGTAATGATAAGAAAAGTGCAAAATAGTAGACTTTGCACTTTCACGAAAATAGTATACTTTGGCGAACTAATTGGTTGTTTTGTGTATGCATAGATATCGTCGTTAAATCTCCTAAGGGTGATATCGGAGCAAGAAGGATGCACAATTGAGGAGCTAAATGCAGGGAGGATATGTGACTGGTTTATGAAAGACAAGCTCAAAAGAGAGCAGAGTATAGGCTCTGCTGTTCTTCAATGGGATGATTCCCAGCCTTTTTAATTACTTGGACAATTAATTAGTTTATGTGGTAAAACCAGTAATTAGAAACGACCATGACATTTGGAATGTTCAGCTATCTTGGATTTTGTTGGAAGTATATGCTTGTGTGAAATTCAAAATTGTATATCCTTGAATTATAGTTCCCATTTGAAGGATTAGCCATTTGTTTAACTAACCAGAACATTCTTGGATTATTCAAATTTGAAGTCAATGTTGCCCTTATTGCCAAGGCAATTCTCACGCGTATTTGACTTTTATGTATTGAAACCAAAATCTATTCAAAATTCTGTTGAAGacatcaaattatatatactattCTCATGTTCGAGTGATGCATGTGTTGTGAACGCACAAGTTTGTAGAATTTAATTTGAAGTGtatttttgattcttgaaagCTCATCATTCTATGTAATTCTGTTTTTTATGAGTgattgttttggtaaaacacatTGATAATGTATTTTACATAATTGTCATTCTTATGTGTATGAGGATAAAGTTAGAGAATGATAAAATTGATAGTTCACAATTTGGTGAAGCTTTTGGGTGCTGACTTTATAGTAATAGAGACGCATGATGTTATTTGCGTCATCTTAATGTCTTCAAAAATCATTCACCTTAGAAACTTGTATGAGAGAAAGAATTATAGAGAAATGAATGTTTGCATTGTGATAATTGATTCCTAGCCTCTGCTCTTCATTATACATTCAACGTCTCTTATCCAATATTCTAAAAAGTAGCCACCTAGGCAACGCTTAGGTAGGAGGCGGGTTACCGTCACATTGTTTTGCCTATTCGGCTATTCGTGGCAGTCGAGGGATTTGGCGGCCGCTTAGGTGGTCCTAAGAGTTCCTCGGTGGTCCGTGGCAATTATGTCAGTTAAAATTGGTggactttaaaaaaaaaacacagtggaagtaaaaaaaaacttcatgaTGAAGATTTTATTTCGGATGATGACACGGAATATGATAAAGGAGAAATTGATATTGAGTCCAATAACGAAAGAGTTAGTGAATGTGAGATTTAGTCTTGCatttgttttacaatttaccttttgttctaatatttttgtatGGACTTTAGACTTaaattattttgaatttagactattttaaaaattaatattgagcatcattatatatttttaattatataaatagtttaaatacatgtataaaaataaataaatatttaataattcgaatTCGTTTAAACGCTGTCTAGCTATCTAAACGATAAGAGATAGCTGTCCGCCTGCATAGTGACTAACGTTTTTTCGAACCTTAATATACTTTTCGCAAACGAGTTGGACTTTATACTATACCATCATGTGTTTACTTCGACAAGTTTTGCCTCCAATTTAGCCTTGATTGACTGGTTTAGTAGTTAAGTACTCCTCCTAAtagaacccaaaaaaaaaaagtgatgtGGTGCCTTCAAAGTCCACATAATATTTACACCAAATACAAAAGCCAAACCTTCAGATATCCCACCAACCAATCACGTCAGCAATTACCAATCCCCACTTAAGTATTAAACATTTCAAACCAAAACAAGTGAAACAGTAAGTAGCACTAAGGTAATCTcactttccaaaaaaaaaaattcattgtcCTTTAACTCCTTTCAGCGCAAGTGACTCAGCACCCAACGTATGATCTCAATTCCAATCACTCATGAATGattaaatgtaatttacataTCATACTATCCCGTCATTTGAACATGTTACGCTTCTCtaaaaaacttataattaatcaagaaTCTCCGATCTAGAGATATCCATATATAGATAAAAACCGATAACCAAAGTCTAGAGAGGCGGAAATGGTAACTTCTACGACTAAGTAAAGTACACTTCGGTGTTCTGAATCTCGTTCACACCGTTTTTTACAGTACCGAAGTCAACTGGCTCACCCCCACGTCAACGCCCCAGtctacagaaaaaaaaaagacagtgGGTCTCTGCCACTTTTTACATTACGCAGTACGGCGTCGTTTCATCATTTATGTCCAAACAAAactgtacaaaaaaaaaagtgggaAGGATTTGATTCCGCAAAGGCGAGCAAAGCATAAAAAggaagtctctctctctctctctccctctccctctccctcggACGTGAACTCCACCCGGTCAAAATCCCAATTCCAATTCTCTCCCTCAGTTCCGACTTCCTCCTCCCCTAAAACGACGCCGCTTTGTTCGCTCGGCCGTTTCGTCCAGCTAATCTAATGCTCTGAGCCCATGGCCATAGCTGACCACAAGTCTTCGTCATCGTCGTCTGACGGAAAAGTCTGGGGCTTCTTCAAGCGACCGTTTAAACCGTCCGGTAACGCCGCCGCGGCTACGacgtcgtcttcttcttccatgTCGCACGGCCATCCCCATCCCAACGGCGACGGATCGGCTCCTCAAGCCTCGAGCTCCGTGTCCTCCGTCGCCCGCTCGCTGCTTCCGACTCGCCGGAGACTGAAGCTCGATCCCTGCAATAAGCTCTACTTTCCTTGTGAGCCTCATCTCGTTCATTtcttgcttcttcttttttgttttaatttattaatttcttgCTTAAATTAGCTGTGTAGGTAGATTTTGGTGTCTAATTCGATTCGCTTATAGATTTTTTTGTGGATTTAGTTTTGGATTTTGTGGCTAATTTTAGCTGTTTTTGGAATATTCTGTTAGAGCATGAGGATTGACATTTTGTCATTTAGTTCTGTccaaatgagaaagatgaattaGCTTATGAGCAACTGAAAGACCTTTAATTGCGATTCGGATTTTCGGAGAATATtgtgatggttttgcattgaAATGAAAGAGTTGGTTTATCGGATTGTTTACTTGTCTTGATTTGGTTGATGAATTATGCAATAATGGTGCTAGTGTGTTCCTTTGTGATGATGAATTCGACATTCTCTTGTAGGTGAGCCTGGGAAGCAGGTAAGGAGTGCAATTAGGATAAAAAACACAAGCAAGTCCCACGTAGCGTTCAAGGTATGATCGGaagttttcttttatttgcAATCTGCGCTGTCAATTgtgttttcagattctttaATAGTTTAGGAGGCAAGTTAGATATGCTGTTTCTTATTATTCTTTCATATAGGTTACAAGGTTTtcattttggatattgttgcATTGCTAAATTTGGTTATCGTGCTTGAGTTTCTGATGAGTTGATCACTTTTCTGTGCCTAGTTTCAAACGACTGCACCGAAAAGTTGTTTCATGCGTCCTCCTGGTGCTATTCTTAGTCCTGGCGAGAGTATCATAGCAACAGGTAATACTCTGCGTAAAAGTACCATGTGATTTCAGTGTaatggtttttcttttttgtgaatttaaattttggtttttagTATCATGTTCATCCTTTGACTGTTTTGTTTCTATGGCAGTGTTCAAGTTTGTGGAGGTTCCGGAAAACAATGAAAAACTAGTGGATCAAAAGAGCAgagttaaatttaaaataatgaGCCTCAAGGTGAAGGGGCCAATGGACTATGTACCTGAGCTGGTGCGTACCATGCATCCTTTAAGTGCTGTCTCTAATTATGATGTTAGTTTGTTAAGAGTGTTCCTAAAATTCGACTTGGATTTTTCAATCCGCAGTTAACTTTGAAAGCCTCAGCACAGCTCTTCAACTGAAGTTTAAGATATTAGATTAAACCATTTTAATTTTGGTGTACATCTATATATTGATTTTAAGTATCTATACAGATTGGAGATTATGTTCTGAAGCTCATTAATCTGTATTATAAGCTTCTGGGCATTCACAAAACTGCATGTTACTAAGTCTGGCTAGATGAGATATACTGGTCTGCTGTGACGTATTGTTAAAAAACAGTATACATGGTTATTGATGTCTAATATCAATCAGACTGTTGTCTTCTGTATGtacatttttgtttatgtgattagTCCATAGTCTACATGTGATGAGGTTCTAACTTTGAGATCATAGTTGATTTAGTTTTCCTCGAAGTTGAGGTTCTGGCTGTTTATCTGTATCTAGATAAGATATGACTTTTGATTGAAGCAATACTACTTTAGAGGTTTAGTCTTGTTCAATTTGTTTTACAGTTGGTATAAAACTGCTATGGATTGGTGGGATAACGGAGTATTCTTATAGTACTGATCTTAGAAATTCATATTTCCCACAGTTCGATGAGCAAAAGGAACAAGTAGCTATAGAACAGATACTACGGGTTGTCTTTCTGGATCCAGAGCGTTCCACCCCTGTAAGTGTTGTCTGTTGTCTCACTGTTCATCGAGTTGGTTGAGTATCTCAATTTTAGCCTCTGTATAAGTTCTCACAAACTCCTCATGCATGTGTTTTCTGTTCTACTGTAAGATACTCTAAATAGGGTATTCATGTTTGAAATATTGCTCCTTGTTTCTTGTAGGCTATGGAAAAATTGAAGCGCCAGTTGGCTGATGCTGATGCCGCGGTTGAGGCACGCAAGAAACCCCCAGAGGATACTGGTCCAAAGATTATAGGAGAAGGTCTCGTCATTGATGAATGGGTAAGTACTTTGTTCTTTATTTGTCACAGTTAAACATCGTTTCTTGTTCGTCATGCATCTGAttcttttcatattctttAGAAGGAGAGGAGGGAAAGATATCTAGCTCGGCAGCAGGTTGAAGGGTTGGAGTCTGCCTGAACTGGTGTTTCATTTATACTGGTCGGTTGAACTGAAAATCAATAGTGTTTTTCATTGTATCATGTTGCATTAGTACCCTCGTATTCCTGTAATCTGAAGGTGGTTGTTGTATTAAAAAACGGATGAGGACAACTAATATATTTGAatgtaaaaatgaaaaagaaaaaaaaaatcgaagtGTAGAGTCTATTCGAAGTGTAGAGTCTCCTGTAAGTAGAGTACTCTGAAGTTCTGAAGTTTGCTAGTTTCAGCTGTATGTAGATAATGCGATTTTGTTTGTCCAGAGGAATAAAACTGGTCTTTTGGCAAGTGTTTCGCTATAGTATCAAACTGATCTCTTCCTATTGAGCAATATATCTGTGGCTCATTGCTTGGAACATGATTATGTTAAATTCATATCCTGCACTCACGGCTCTATGCCACTTCGCATTCAATACATACTGATCTGTTTCTAGGTACGTGTACTTTGAGAGGCTTACTTGAGTTATGTGAATTGTGAATGTGGAAATCAAGTTTTTTAATTAGAGTAGTTCTGATTCTCTGTTGAATATTACCTGTGATGAACCGACTACTTGATTTTCAATTATGAAGGGAACTTGGTAAACGAATCAAACAATATCATTTTCTCGAGAACAGTCTTTCGTTCCTAACAAGAACAAATGACCGTGTACAAACGATGGTGTCGAATTCAGTTTCTCTATCTTTATTTTATACCATAGGAACAACAAAGATGGATTCTAACGTTACACTTTAgaatatgcaaagaaagaAGATATGACCACGTTTGCTTAGGTAGCAAAAGAACATTGAGATTGCACCAAAGGCTTTAACTAAACAAAATTATCAGTGCGTGGTATTAATAAATCAAGGTCGGTCAACATATGGTGGCACCAGCACAGACCCAGGCCTAATACAAAGCATGTCATCGCTTGCGTTTCTGCCAAGAAAGAAGACACCGTCAAATTAGTACAGACAGTACAAATCCCGCCACTGGTATAAAACCAGAAACCAAGGGCTTCCCTCTAATGATTTTACGTTTGAAGTTATCCAAAACCAGTAAACCACCTCGCTCGCCAACTGATACTGTCCCAAACACATTGTCTATGTAAAGCCTTGTCCAATTCAGctacaagaagaagaagaataagaagaaggTCGCACATATTATCCAAATATTCAATGAGTTATTGGAGGAGAGATATGCTGGGAAGTACTAGTAGTACTGTGGAGAGCAGCAGGATTGCCCCGGCTGGTGATTTGAGCCCAAATGCGAGGAAGCAGAAACAGTACTTGACATGCAGCAGGATGATTAATAATCCGGCGGAAGGCGGCGGTGCTGAAAGTGAAAGGAATAAGCAAGCTGAGGCTGAGGAGTCCCTTCACAAAGTCATGTACTTAAATTGCTGGGCACAAAGCTGACTAGCTACAACTTCTGTCTTCTGATTACATGAGGAAGAGGACATGAATTCATTTCCAGCTGCTCTTCTCATTTGTACAGATGCATAGAAGTGACAGAACTAAGTATTCTCGATCGAGTAGGAAATCTGTTTGGGCCAGtcatgaaatatatatgacaATTTGCATCATTGCATGTATCTGAATTCCGATCTGGGGTTCATTTTAACTTGAGGGTCGATCGATTACTACTCTTCCGAATGTAACTTCTTCTAATTAATTTCAACTCGAGCCCCATATATCATTAATTCATTACACAAAAGCCTAACAGCAGCATTGTTCATGCTCACTTCTATTATCTACAGTTCCGATCGAAAACGTTACACCTGCAAAAGAACAAGAGTGAAAACCACCAAGACaaccaaatcaaatcaatataagTTGGACAGAGTGTTTGATATATTTCGACACTAAACATGTCGTGCTTCGAATATGCtttgaaaaaattaattatggaTTTCAGGATCCAATGGACATGGTGAAAACAAGATCTTCACATAACTCATCTGCTCAAATTGCTCGAGGCACAATGAGCTTTTGGATACGAAGATGAAATAGAACCAGAAAATTTATTTAGAGCTTTTTAACTTATTTGAGTCATTGTGTGATACCATTTAATTACTAACCTATCGGGCTGTCCTCCCTCATGAAATTAACATATAGGGTCATAGAGAGCAAATCTAATTACTGATCATCCTTTATGAAATTGGTCGACGATAATATATTAAACCCCATATAAACGTATGTCTTTGCCTTTTCTAATTGTTTTTCTAGTTTGTTCCGCAATTTCATTGTTGAATCGCAACGAAGTAAACAACTGGCCTCTTTGTATTTGGAACTCGATCATGATATACAGTTTCTTGGCTGTAGTCCTTGGCCTGATTCTACATCTTTACCATTATAAATAGGAGGGGATTCAATTAGAATGGCAAACGCTATCAATATCAAGCTAGCTAGATTTTCAACCTTAGAGGAGGAAAAAGTAGAGATCAGTAGAAGAGAATGGCTAAAGCAATTAGCAATGCATCCATGGTCTTGACAGTTCTGATGTTGTCTTTTCTCCTTGTAGTCTCTTTCGCTGAAAGCCGATCTCTTGGTAATTGAATGTCTATGGTTTTGTCTAATTTTAGCATAACAAAATAGAAAGATGTTATAGTACGTCCTTTTTCAGTCATATAGAAGGGTCGAAAATCAACCAGCCATGAGCCATCTCAGAACTACACTGCATGCATGCATAGTAgcatggtatatatatatattggtatTTAAAAACCATTCAAGCTAAAATGCAAAACATAGAGTCACTATAAGGGAtcaacatatacatatatatggattgGAGTAATCTAGTTATATGTTTGAAGAATTTCACTGACACACTTTTGTTTGATCGATGTTGAAATATGAAGAAGGAATCCTACAGCCTCCCACTG encodes:
- the LOC126786476 gene encoding uncharacterized protein LOC126786476, with the protein product MFLLKPCRTHYQTPILSNHPHELQKLTKTQTSHFVPSKTLYPHRRKLSFSRCSSNGQQGEGGSSERKPFLTLEEAGLVEISGLSTHERFLCRLTISSLNLLRVISEQEGCTIEELNAGRICDWFMKDKLKREQSIGSAVLQWDDSQPF
- the LOC126786472 gene encoding vesicle-associated protein 4-2, whose amino-acid sequence is MAIADHKSSSSSSDGKVWGFFKRPFKPSGNAAAATTSSSSSMSHGHPHPNGDGSAPQASSSVSSVARSLLPTRRRLKLDPCNKLYFPCEPGKQVRSAIRIKNTSKSHVAFKFQTTAPKSCFMRPPGAILSPGESIIATVFKFVEVPENNEKLVDQKSRVKFKIMSLKVKGPMDYVPELFDEQKEQVAIEQILRVVFLDPERSTPAMEKLKRQLADADAAVEARKKPPEDTGPKIIGEGLVIDEWKERRERYLARQQVEGLESA